From the Daphnia magna isolate NIES linkage group LG3, ASM2063170v1.1, whole genome shotgun sequence genome, one window contains:
- the LOC116918226 gene encoding choline transporter-like protein 1 isoform X2 gives MGLCCFGSSDRVEPGPPQSGRRRGSDDFHGVVDERSCTDIVFLAIFLAFLGGLGYGLYYAVERGDINRMVFGFDIDGDICGRPNRPHPNITTSGKDTTRQTFLDIESFNLNNLDPVIMGRCVNSCPTNRSPPILNRCLEIHATSTEATNWFLSSTGLAKFFNVLILLIVLVMRKRVELVAALFREAGKSVHAMPLLLIQPIWTLLALCILCAAWAYAALWIESAGYPTRTEAGTVFFRKDTFLQVIRWYNIFAALWISQLCLACQNLIIAGAVADWFFTRDKSRLGCPVARSVGYAVRYHLGSLAFGSLLIALMKLVRMLFNYLERKLRNANTTCFGLVTCLTCFCKCCLYCFEKFLQGLCSNAYIEIAIYGENFCWSAGRAFKMLSNNALRVIAINSVGDFILFLGKAGVVTAVVFIGIELIKDKPGVVYIWTPILIAAIFAYLIAHCFISVFEMCIDTVFICFCEDCEINNGQDQPYFMSRGLMEFVEKSKKALRARAGRDRARQQQPKGAYDNPVMDSVNDHGPWNTGVPPPPYEFHPTAPPLSSRR, from the exons ATGGGGTTATGTTGTTTTGGGTCATCTGATCGCGTTGAGCCCGGACCACCACAG AGTGGTAGAAGGCGAGGGAGCGATGATTTCCATGGGGTCGTCGACGAGCGCAGCTGTACCGACATAGTATTTTTGGCAATTTTCCTGGCTTTTCTAGGCGGACTG GGATATGGACTTTATTATGCCGTTGAACGAGGAGATATTAATCGCATGGTTTTCGGTTTTGACATCGATGGCGACATATGTGGTCGACCAAACCGGCCTCACCCGAATATCACGACCAGTGGCAAAGACACAACCCGACAGAC ATTCCTCGACATCGAGTCCTTCAACCTGAATAATCTCGATCCGGTTATCATGGGAAGATGTGTTAACAGTTGCCCAACCAACAG GTCACCGCCCATCTTAAACCGCTGCTTGGAAATTCATGCTACGTCGACTGAGGCGACTAATTGGTTCCTGAGTTCCACTGGATTGGCCAAGTTTTTCAAC GTTTTAATTTTGCTGATAGTCTTGGTCATGAGAAAGCGGGTTGAGCTGGTGGCTGCCTTGTTTCGAGAAGCCGGAAAATCTGTCCACGCCATGCCACTTCTTCTCATTCAACCGATATGGACTTTGTTGGCCTTGTGCATTTTGTGCGCCGCATGGGCCTACGCCGCTTTGTGGATTGAGAGCGCCGGATATCCAACTAGGACGGAAGCAGGGACCGTTTTCTTTAGAAAAGATACATTCTTGCAA GTTATCCGATGGTACAACATCTTTGCTGCCCTTTGGATTTCACAGCTCTGTTTGGCATGCCAGAACCTTATTATTGCTGGAGCCGTTGCTGATTGGTTCTTTACAAG AGATAAATCACGTTTGGGATGCCCAGTAGCTAGATCAGTGGGTTATGCAGTCCGCTATCATTTGGGCTCATTAGCGTTCGGCTCTTTGCTGATCGCCTTAATGAAATTGGTCCGGATGTTGTTTAATTATTTAGAGCGCAAACTACGCAATGCCAACACGACGTGTTTCGGTTTAGTTACTTGCTTAACCTGTTTTTGCAAGTGCTGCCTTTATTGCTTCGAAAAGTTCCTTCAAGGCCTCTGTTCGAATGCCTACATCGAAATCG CCATTTATGGAGAGAATTTCTGCTGGTCTGCTGGACGAGCTTTCAAAATGCTGTCAAACAACGCGCTGCGTGTCATCGCAATCAATTCTGTGGGAgactttattcttttcttggGAAAAGCTGGCGTCGTTACAGCAGTCGTCTTTATCGGAATCGAACTGATCAAA GATAAACCCGGTGTCGTGTATATCTGGACACCAATCCTCATCGCCGCCATTTTCGCTTATTTAATAGCGCATTGTTTTATCTCCGTCTTCGAG ATGTGCATCGATACAGTTTTCATTTGCTTTTGCGAAGACTGCGAGATCAACAACGGACAGGACCAACCGTATTTCATGAGCCGTGGACTGATG gaatttGTGGAAAAGAGTAAAAAAGCTCTGAGAGCGCGTGCCGGTCGAGATCGTGCCCGGCAACAGCAACCCAAAGGGGCGTACGATAACCCGGTGATGGATTCTGTCAACGATCATGGGCCTTGGAACACTGGAGTTCCGCCTCCTCCCTATGAATTCCATCCCACTGCCCCTCCTCTCAGTTCCCGAagataa
- the LOC116918748 gene encoding galactose mutarotase has protein sequence MISFLVYLVLSSLYAVNKLPFAGTVKTSTSQTQVTQEQFGVIRQSSKGNETVTKFTLTNRHGVKAQFITFGATLTNLFIPDRNGTFQDVLLGFDDLDGFMGLKGRNPYFGSTVGRVANRIAKGRFRLDGVEYRLATNNGDNHLHGGNVGFDKVHWQPYVHDDGSVTFTYSSPHMEEGYPGHLYAQVTYTLTDSDELIIDFKASTDRPTPVNLANHAYFNLAGHDAGRQQLYDHRIQLYANHYTPVDVAKIPTGEIATVNGTAFDLRNETRLGDVIQLIPDGGYDHNFVASGSSFKLYKTLPLVVQLWHPKSGRRMQVFSNQPGFQLYTGNFLPTDDSLLGKNGAFYSMHGGLCIETQNFPNAINQPNFPDSVLRPGTVYHRTTAFKFSNK, from the exons ATGATATCATTTCTCGTCTACTTGGTCTTAAGTTCGCTTTACGCTGTCAACAAATTGCCGTTTGCTGGCACTG TTAAAACGAGCACGTCGCAAACACAAGTGACTCAAGAACAATTCGGTGTGATTCGTCAATCATCCAAAGGAAATGAAACCGTCACGAAATTTACGCTGACTAATCGACATGGAGTTAAAGCGCAGTTCATTACGTTCGGTGCTACGCTAACGAATCTCTTCATTCCCGACCGGAACGGAACGTTTCAGGATGTGCTTCTCGGTTTTGATGACTTGGACG gATTTATGGGCTTGAAAGGACGGAATCCTTACTTTGGCAGCACAGTGGGTCGGGTCGCAAACCGAATCGCAAAAGGCCGTTTTCGTTTGGACGGAGTTGAATATCGACTGGCAACTAACAATGGAGATAATCATCTGCACGGTGGTAATGTTGGCTTTGATAAAGTTCATTGGCAGCCGTACGTACATGACGATGGCAGTGTTACGTTCACTTACTCAAGTCCGCATATGGAAGAAGGATATCCTGGCCATCTGTACGCTCAAGTCACTTACAC GTTAACGGATTCGGATGAATTAATTATTGATTTCAAGGCATCGACAGATCGTCCAACACCTGTCAATCTTGCCAATCACGCTTACTTTAATTTGGCCGGACACGACGCTGGGCGTCAACAACTTTACGATCATCGCATTCAGCTTTACGCAAATCATTACACGCCCGTTGATGTTGCAAAAATCCCAACCGGAGAAATCGCCACGGTCAATGGCACAGCATTCGATTTGAGGAATGAGACTCGTCTGGGAGATGTCATTCAACTGATCCCCGATGGAGGATACGATCACAATTTCGTTGCCAGCGGTAGTTCGTTTAAATTGTATAAAACACTTCCATTAGTTGTCCAGTTATGGCATCCGAAATCTGGCCGGCGCATGCAAGTGTTCAGCAATCAGCCGGGTTTTCAGCTTTACACGGGCAATTTTCTTCCCACGGATGACTCGTTATTAGGGAAAAACGGCGCGTTTTATTCCATGCACGGTGGACTGTGCATAGAGACTCAAAATTTCCCGAACGCCATCAATCAG CCCAATTTCCCGGATTCGGTTCTCCGACCAGGAACGGTTTATCATCGCACCACAGCTTTCAAATTTAGCAACAAGTAA
- the LOC116918745 gene encoding sodium/potassium-transporting ATPase subunit alpha-B, protein MIRRRQSMAAEGQVNAAFEPDVPETRQTTVTFTGLSAKALSAKPFTPLKKKSSLLSLWSNDSRDEKLKSLKQELEMDEHKLPLPTLFARLNTDPIMGVTHQQARDKLLKDGPNSLKPIEGEPEWKKFLGKLLGGFHILLWFGAILCLVAFFMEYTTSTEPSHDNMWLAIILVILVTGTSVFAYYQERKSTNIMDSFKGMIPQFAEVTREGQKMTVKVEELVMGDLLDVKFGDRLPADMLILSCSSFKVDNSSLTGESEPQTRSPECTHNNPLETKNLAFFSSSAVEGVARGVVVRIGDKTVMGRIASLTSGVDSGPTPMAREIQEFIHLVSFIAIFTGVVIFSVAMVLGYSWINSLIFLIGIVMSYVPQGLVPTVAILLTLTAKRMAKRNCLVKNLEAVETLGSTSTICSDKTGTLTQNRMTVAHTWFDDTIRQMDTSESQTSDVLFDNSLPGWKILSRVAKLCSRAEFVAGQEDQPILKRDAKGDASEIAILKCVELVDGHVVEYRQEFPTVSEIPFNSTNKYQVSIHRMADNESSNYLLVMKGAAEKISALCSTILVDGDEIPLDDDWRKRIDAAYLKLGSLGERVIGFCDFLLPASDYPEGFQFNTENINFPLKNLRFVGLMSMIDPPRAAVPDAVRLCRSAGIRVVMVTGDHPITAKAIARSVGIISPGNETIEEIAERLKVPTRDLDPKMAKAIVIHGADLNEFDQDQLDNVLRYYPEIVFARTSPQQKLIIVEGFQRLGSIVAVTGDGVNDSPALKRADIGIAMGITGSDVSKQAADMILLDDNFASIVTGVEQGRLVFDNLKKSIAYTMITKIPEAAAFVVFILADIPLMLGAIPILCIDLGSDLFPAITFAYERPENDIMECPPRNIYKDKLVGSKLLEIAFWQTGIIESFGCFFAMFVILGENGFLPYDLLGIRAQWDSKAINDLRDSYGQEWTYDARKELEKTCYAAYFANIVVQQWSSVLTRKTRRASTFQHGFANKLMNFALLFETCIASFFIYTPGLNTIIQLRPIRITWWLPSIPFSIVIFLHEEVRKWWIRRFPDGWCSREVYY, encoded by the exons ATGATACGAAG GAGACAGTCGATGGCTGCCGAAGGCCAAGTCAACGCAGCTTTCGAGCCGGATGTGCCCGAAACGCGGCAGACTACCGTCACCTTCACCGGTCTATCGGCAAAAGCACTTTCAGCTAAACCGTTCACCCccctgaaaaagaaaagctctCTGCTCAGCTTGTGGAGCAATGACAGCCGCGATGAGAAGCTTAAAAGTTTGAAACAAGAACTAGAAATGGACGAGCATAAATTACCACTACCTACTTTATTCGCTCGGCTCAATACGGATCCAATCATG GGAGTTACACACCAACAAGCTCGAGATAAATTACTCAAAGATGGACCCAATAGTTTGAAACCGATCGAAGGCGAACCGGAATGGAAAAAGTTTTTGGGAAAACTGCTGGGTGGTTTTCACATTCTTCTCTGGTTTGGTGCCATCCTCTGTCTGGTCGCCTTTTTTATGGAGTACACCACGTCGACAGAGCCATCACACGATAAC ATGTGGCTGGCAATCATTTTGGTCATCTTAGTGACTGGAACGAGTGTATTCGCTTATTACCAAGAACGAAAGAGCACAAATATCATGGATTCTTTCAAAGGCATGATTCCGCAG TTTGCTGAAGTTACGAGAGAAGGACAGAAGATGACGGTTAAAGTGGAAGAATTAGTAATGGGCGACCTTCTCGACGTGAAATTCGGAGATCGACTTCCTGCCGACATGCTCATCCTTTCTTGTAGTAGTTTTAAAGTGGACAACTCGTCTTTGACGGGCGAATCAGAGCCTCAAACCCGTTCGCCCGAATGCACTCACAACAACCCATTGGAGACTAAAAATCTCGCATTTTTCTCATCCAGCGCTGTTGAAG GTGTGGCACGTGGTGTAGTCGTTAGGATTGGCGATAAAACGGTGATGGGCCGAATCGCTTCATTGACTTCAGGTGTCGATTCCGGACCAACTCCGATGGCTCGTGAGATTCAAGAGTTTATCCATTTGGTTTCGTTCATCGCTATATTTACGGGCGTTGTCATCTTCTCCGTTGCTATG GTTCTTGGCTACAGCTGGATTAATTCCC TTATTTTTCTGATCGGAATCGTCATGTCTTATGTGCCACAAGGACTCGTTCCAACCGTAGCG ATTTTGCTGACTTTGACGGCCAAAAGGATGGCAAAGAGGAACTGTTTAGTTAAAAATTTAGAAGCGGTCGAAACACTTGGCTCCACGTCGACAATCTGCTCGGATAAAACGGGCACACTCACGCAAAATCGAATGACTGTGGCGCACACCTGGTTTGACGACACGATACGACAGATGGATACCAGCGAATCGCAAACAA GTGATGTGCTGTTTGATAATTCCTTGCCGGGATGGAAAATTCTCAGCCGGGTGGCCAAATTGTGCAGTCGTGCCGAGTTCGTTGCTGGACAAGAAGATCAACCTATCCTTAAAAG AGATGCAAAGGGAGACGCATCCGAGATAGCTATTTTGAAATGCGTGGAACTGGTAGACGGCCATGTCGTCGAGTATCGACAAGAATTCCCCACCGTTAGCGAAATCCCTTTCAATTCGACTAACAAGTATCAG GTGTCCATTCATCGGATGGCTGATAATGAGAGCTCCAATTACTTGCTCGTCATGAAGGGAGCTGCTGAAAAGATCAGCGCTTTGTGTTCCACTATTTTGGTGGATGGCGATGAAATTCCGTTGGACGATGATTGGAGGAAACGAATCGATGCGGCTTACTTGAAACTAGGCAGCCTGGGAGAACGTGTCATTG GTTTTTGTGATTTCTTGCTACCAGCGTCGGATTATCCTGAAGGGTTCCAGTTTAACACGGAAAACATCAATTTCCCGCTAAAGAATTTAAGATTCGTTGGCTTGATGTCGATGATAGATCCCCCTCGAGCTGCCGTTCCCGATGCTGTCCGTCTCTGTCGATCGGCTGGCATTCGAGTTGTCATGGTTACTGGTGACCATCCCATTACGGCAAAGGCAATTGCAAGATCAGTTGGAATCATCTCCCCAG GAAACGAAACAATTGAAGAAATCGCAGAGCGGCTTAAAGTGCCAACGCGTGATCTCGATCCCAAAATGGCTAAAGCCATCGTGATTCACGGCGCAGATCTTAACGAGTTCGATCAGGATCAATTGGATAACGTGTTGAG atatTACCCGGAGATCGTATTTGCACGCACCTCACCCCAACAGAAATTAATTATTGTCGAAGGCTTCCAGCGTCTCGGATCGATTGTGGCTGTCACCGGAGATGGCGTGAACGATTCTCCAGCTTTAAAAAGAGCTGATATCG GCATTGCTATGGGCATTACAGGATCCGACGTATCGAAACAGGCAGCGGATATGATCCTACTGGACGACAATTTCGCATCCATAGTTACAGGAGTTGAACAGGGTCGTTTGGTATTTGACAACCTGAAAAAATCAATAG CGTACACGATGATAACCAAAATTCCAGAGGCCGCCGCCTTTGTGGTATTCATTCTAG CTGATATTCCTCTGATGCTTGGCGCTATTCCAATCTTGTGTATCGATCTTGGCTCTGATCTG TTCCCCGCTATTACGTTCGCCTACGAGAGACCTGAAAATGACATCATGGAATGCCCACCAAGAAATATCTACAAAGACAAGCTCGTTGGTTCAAA ATTGCTGGAAATTGCATTCTGGCAGACCGGCATTATTGAAAGTTTCGGTTGCTTCTTTGCCATGTTCGTCATCCTCGGCGAGAACGGCTTCCTGCCTTACGATTTGTTGGGAATCCGAGCTCAATGGGATTCGAAAGCTATCAACGATCTTCGAGACTCTTACGGCCAAGAATGG ACGTACGATGCTCGAAAGGAACTGGAGAAAACTTGCTACGCTGCCTAC TTTGCAAACATAGTGGTGCAACAATGGAGTTCTGTCTTGACTAGGAAAACGAGAAGGGCGTCAACATTTCAACATGGATTCGC AAACAAGTTGATGAATTTCGCCCTCCTTTTCGAGACGTGCATTGcatcttttttcatttacacACCTGGTTTAAATACCATCATCCAACTACGTCCGATTCG TATTACTTGGTGGTTACCATCAATCCCTTTCTCAATCGTCATTTTTCTTCACGAGGAAGTGAGAAAGTGGTGGATTCGAAGATTCCCGGACGGTTGGTGCTCGCGAGAAGTTTATTATTAA
- the LOC116918750 gene encoding calmodulin-lysine N-methyltransferase: MDDGEEKSLCPEGNQLIARTRWKLLAKVLQKTGAENGQSSSQLAPTTSRQLYGLFEWDVLKSNLFWQDNCGQWLQCCSFNYPHFSLNVRFLINQFSIDELTGFNNTGNVCVWPSEEVLAYYCMKNNYVFKQKTVLELGGGMTCLASFAVAKTSDAMLVACTDGNPASVENVKRIIEHNNLSSTCPITAQVLDWKNESSFKEMESMWDVILCADCLFFDDGREALVDTMRRITTRNGLILIMAPRRGRTLDAFLELCHDKFDIYLNEEFDSDVTRSHQKKLLSPDYNSDHNYPLLVQLKKR; this comes from the exons ATGGATGATGGAGAGGAGAAGTCGCTCTGTCCAGAGGGCAACCAACTTATTGCAAGAACGCGATGGAAATTGTTAGCAAag GTTTTACAGAAGACGGGCGCTGAGAATGGCCAATCGAGTTCTCAGCTTGCCCCAACTACCTCAAGACAATTGTACGGCCTTTTCGAGTGGGATGTTTTGAAATCAAACCTGTTTTGGCAAGACAATTGTGGTCAGTGGCTGCAATGCTGTTCATTCAACTACCCGCATTTTTCTCTCAACGTTAG GTTCCtcatcaatcaattttccATTGATGAGTTAACAGGGTTCAATAACACTGGCAATGTTT GTGTTTGGCCTTCAGAGGAAGTCCTGGCCTATTATTGTATGAAGAATAATTATGTGTTCAAACAGAAAACCGTCCTAGAGCTAGGTGGAGGTATGACGTGCCTGGCTTCCTTTGCCGTTGCCAAAACGTCTGACGCCATGCTAGTCGCTTGCACTGATGGCAATCCCGCTTCCGTAGAGAACGTTAAGCGCATTATTGAGCACAATAATCTCAGCAGCACCTGCCCAATAACTGCCCA AGTCTTAGACTGGAAAAACGAATCGTCctttaaagaaatggaatcCATGTGGGACGTCATTCTCTGTGCTGATTG TTTGTTTTTCGATGACGGACGCGAAGCTCTAGTAGATACCATGCGGCGGATAACAACGCGCAAC GGACTAATTTTAATCATGGCACCGAGACGAGGCCGAACACTAGACGCGTTTTTGGAACTTTGCCACGACAAGTTTGATATCTACCTCAACGAAGAATTTGACAGCGATGTCACTCGCTCCCATCAAAAG aaGTTGCTGAGCCCAGATTACAATTCTGATCATAACTATCCGCTATTGGTCCAGTTAAAGAAACGTTAA
- the LOC116918234 gene encoding LOW QUALITY PROTEIN: enoyl-CoA delta isomerase 2 (The sequence of the model RefSeq protein was modified relative to this genomic sequence to represent the inferred CDS: deleted 1 base in 1 codon), whose translation MIIPTAANSFRSQCLAAMLLKRSFVNSPNQRTFLAPANGIKHMSTSISQQFDEAQKRLQTLKTSPGNEAKLKLYGLFKQATAGAVNTKRPGMTDFVGKAKWDAWNSLGSMSQEEAKNKYIEFVDSLVGPANSTESLNVVESSSPGFDVTIDGKLRIITLNKPTTKNAFTLGMYVGFAKLLKEAAEDPNTTLVAVTGAGNIFSSGNDLTSFTSFTGTMREAAEEGKRCLSIFVGSLIDFPKPIIGVVNGPAVGIACTILGLMDVVYATDRGWFQTPFSALGQSPEACSSHIFPKLMGSLKANEMLFFNKTITATEACKLGLVTSVLPDANFQSEVWPKLKEWSELPQKSLVHSKELSRQFDRELLHKVNAAECDRLLERWQSSDCMEAVMKFFSKNAK comes from the exons ATGATCATTCCTACAGCTGCTAATTCATTTAG AAGCCAATGTCTGGCTGCAATGTTACTCAAAAGAAGTTTTGTGAATTCCCCTAACCAAAGAACATTTTTGGCGCCTGCcaatggaataaaacacatGTCCACAAGCATCAGCCAACAGTTTGACGAAGCACAGAAGAGATTGCAGACATTAAAAACAAGTCCAGGAAATGAAGCCAAACTGAAGCTATATGGCTTATTTAAGCAGGCAACTGCTGGAGCAGTTAACACAAAAAGACCTGGCATGACAGATTTTGTTGGTAAAGCAAAATGGGATGCTTGGAATTCTCTGGGATCAATGTCTCAG GAGGAGGCTAAAAACAAATATATAGAATTTGTTGATAGTCTTGTTGGACCTGCAAATTCCACTGAATCCTTGAATGTAGTAGAATCATCATCACCAGGATTTGATGTAACTATCGATGGAAAGCTCAGGATCATTACACTCAACaagccaacaacaaaaaatgcctTTACATTAGGAATGTATGTGGGTTTTGCTAAG CTTTTAAAGGAGGCTGCGGAAGATCCAAATACGACTCTCGTTGCCGTAACTGGTGCTGGCAATATCTTTTCCAGTGGAAATGACTTGACATCCTTTACGTCTTTTACGGGCACCATGCGTGAAGCTGCTGAAGAAGGAAAGCGTTGCTTGAG TATATTTGTGGGCTCGTTGATTGACTTTCCGAAACCAATTATTGGGGTCGTTAATGGACCTGCAGTAGGTATAGCATGTACAATCCTAGGATTAATGGATGTAGTGTACGCTACCGATCGA GGATGGTTTCAAACTCCTTTTAGTGCATTGGGTCAATCGCCAGAGGCTTGTTCTTCACATATTTTCCCTAAACTCATGGGATCTTTAAAAGCCAACGAAATGCTTTTCTTCAACAAAACAATAACCGCTACGGAGGCGTGCAAATTAGGTTTGGTTACTTCAGTTTTGCCAGATGCTAAC TTTCAAAGTGAAGTATGGCCAAAATTAAAGGAATGGTCCGAGCTTCCACAAAAG TCGTTGGTACACAGCAAAGAATTGAGTCGTCAGTTTGACCGCGAGCTGTTGCACAAAGTCAATGCAGCCGAATGTGACCGGTTGCTCGAGCGCTGGCAATCGTCAGACTGCATGGAAGCTGTTATGAAATTTTTCAGCAAAAACGCCAAATAA
- the LOC116918226 gene encoding choline transporter-like protein 1 isoform X1, giving the protein MGLCCFGSSDRVEPGPPQSGRRRGSDDFHGVVDERSCTDIVFLAIFLAFLGGLGYGLYYAVERGDINRMVFGFDIDGDICGRPNRPHPNITTSGKDTTRQTFLDIESFNLNNLDPVIMGRCVNSCPTNRSPPILNRCLEIHATSTEATNWFLSSTGLAKFFNQFALDFELCWREVVYLCLISLGLSLVLTVLFRFLAGAMIWLLLIALVLGSLGGTGYLWWLWHGMRGTSGENSMMAYAILMSIVSVLILLIVLVMRKRVELVAALFREAGKSVHAMPLLLIQPIWTLLALCILCAAWAYAALWIESAGYPTRTEAGTVFFRKDTFLQVIRWYNIFAALWISQLCLACQNLIIAGAVADWFFTRDKSRLGCPVARSVGYAVRYHLGSLAFGSLLIALMKLVRMLFNYLERKLRNANTTCFGLVTCLTCFCKCCLYCFEKFLQGLCSNAYIEIAIYGENFCWSAGRAFKMLSNNALRVIAINSVGDFILFLGKAGVVTAVVFIGIELIKDKPGVVYIWTPILIAAIFAYLIAHCFISVFEMCIDTVFICFCEDCEINNGQDQPYFMSRGLMEFVEKSKKALRARAGRDRARQQQPKGAYDNPVMDSVNDHGPWNTGVPPPPYEFHPTAPPLSSRR; this is encoded by the exons ATGGGGTTATGTTGTTTTGGGTCATCTGATCGCGTTGAGCCCGGACCACCACAG AGTGGTAGAAGGCGAGGGAGCGATGATTTCCATGGGGTCGTCGACGAGCGCAGCTGTACCGACATAGTATTTTTGGCAATTTTCCTGGCTTTTCTAGGCGGACTG GGATATGGACTTTATTATGCCGTTGAACGAGGAGATATTAATCGCATGGTTTTCGGTTTTGACATCGATGGCGACATATGTGGTCGACCAAACCGGCCTCACCCGAATATCACGACCAGTGGCAAAGACACAACCCGACAGAC ATTCCTCGACATCGAGTCCTTCAACCTGAATAATCTCGATCCGGTTATCATGGGAAGATGTGTTAACAGTTGCCCAACCAACAG GTCACCGCCCATCTTAAACCGCTGCTTGGAAATTCATGCTACGTCGACTGAGGCGACTAATTGGTTCCTGAGTTCCACTGGATTGGCCAAGTTTTTCAAC CAATTCGCCTTAGATTTTGAGCTTTGTTGGAGAGAGGTTGTTTACCTCTGCCTCATTTCATTGG GTTTATCGCTGGTACTTACTGTTCTCTTCCGCTTCTTAGCCGGTGCAATGATTTGGTTATTGCTGATTGCCCTCGTCCTCGGCTCACTCGGTGGTACGGGTTACCTCTG gTGGTTATGGCATGGAATGCGGGGCACTTCCGGGGAGAATAGCATGATGGCTTACGCAATCCTCATGTCAATCGTATcc GTTTTAATTTTGCTGATAGTCTTGGTCATGAGAAAGCGGGTTGAGCTGGTGGCTGCCTTGTTTCGAGAAGCCGGAAAATCTGTCCACGCCATGCCACTTCTTCTCATTCAACCGATATGGACTTTGTTGGCCTTGTGCATTTTGTGCGCCGCATGGGCCTACGCCGCTTTGTGGATTGAGAGCGCCGGATATCCAACTAGGACGGAAGCAGGGACCGTTTTCTTTAGAAAAGATACATTCTTGCAA GTTATCCGATGGTACAACATCTTTGCTGCCCTTTGGATTTCACAGCTCTGTTTGGCATGCCAGAACCTTATTATTGCTGGAGCCGTTGCTGATTGGTTCTTTACAAG AGATAAATCACGTTTGGGATGCCCAGTAGCTAGATCAGTGGGTTATGCAGTCCGCTATCATTTGGGCTCATTAGCGTTCGGCTCTTTGCTGATCGCCTTAATGAAATTGGTCCGGATGTTGTTTAATTATTTAGAGCGCAAACTACGCAATGCCAACACGACGTGTTTCGGTTTAGTTACTTGCTTAACCTGTTTTTGCAAGTGCTGCCTTTATTGCTTCGAAAAGTTCCTTCAAGGCCTCTGTTCGAATGCCTACATCGAAATCG CCATTTATGGAGAGAATTTCTGCTGGTCTGCTGGACGAGCTTTCAAAATGCTGTCAAACAACGCGCTGCGTGTCATCGCAATCAATTCTGTGGGAgactttattcttttcttggGAAAAGCTGGCGTCGTTACAGCAGTCGTCTTTATCGGAATCGAACTGATCAAA GATAAACCCGGTGTCGTGTATATCTGGACACCAATCCTCATCGCCGCCATTTTCGCTTATTTAATAGCGCATTGTTTTATCTCCGTCTTCGAG ATGTGCATCGATACAGTTTTCATTTGCTTTTGCGAAGACTGCGAGATCAACAACGGACAGGACCAACCGTATTTCATGAGCCGTGGACTGATG gaatttGTGGAAAAGAGTAAAAAAGCTCTGAGAGCGCGTGCCGGTCGAGATCGTGCCCGGCAACAGCAACCCAAAGGGGCGTACGATAACCCGGTGATGGATTCTGTCAACGATCATGGGCCTTGGAACACTGGAGTTCCGCCTCCTCCCTATGAATTCCATCCCACTGCCCCTCCTCTCAGTTCCCGAagataa